Proteins found in one Legionella pneumophila subsp. pascullei genomic segment:
- a CDS encoding sterol desaturase family protein: MDINLMVFASPLFLLLIGIEYWVAYYKKSGVYQLNDSVNNFSSGILEEIGALPIKGLIIYGYYYLYEHYAIFNVNPRSIFSWLLLWIGVDFFYYWYHRASHRNSFFWIGHSVHHQSEHFNLSVALRQGYFQTLTSWVFYLPLALIGFPTWMFVIVASINTIYQFWIHTESIRKMGWFEKIFNTPSHHRVHHGKNPQYIDKNYAGSLIIWDKLFGTFEPEKEPADYGVTEPLDSWDPFYANIKVIKDILYYGKGLKNKWDVLRAFFMPPEWIIHRLQQENSTISKRTTVKKNTRSPAIYMLTNTAFAVFLYTYLSLVFDPAIVTSWLIGALILLTLFTLGRVADGNSSILYLEIVRATLVLLILLLLKNSLLLSFGFSVLFYAINYALCTTFPYKRTASSF, from the coding sequence ATGGATATTAATTTAATGGTTTTTGCCTCACCTCTTTTCTTGCTCCTCATAGGAATTGAATATTGGGTAGCCTATTACAAAAAATCCGGTGTCTATCAATTAAATGATTCGGTCAATAATTTCAGCAGTGGTATTCTTGAAGAAATTGGCGCACTCCCCATCAAGGGCCTGATTATTTATGGTTACTATTATTTATATGAGCATTACGCTATTTTTAATGTTAATCCTCGATCGATTTTTTCCTGGCTGCTTTTATGGATTGGGGTTGATTTTTTCTATTACTGGTACCACAGAGCAAGCCACAGAAACAGTTTCTTCTGGATAGGTCATTCAGTTCATCACCAAAGTGAGCACTTTAACTTATCTGTTGCTTTAAGACAGGGTTATTTCCAGACATTAACTTCCTGGGTGTTTTATTTGCCCTTGGCCCTGATTGGTTTTCCAACCTGGATGTTTGTCATTGTCGCTTCTATCAATACCATCTATCAATTCTGGATTCATACTGAATCCATCCGGAAAATGGGTTGGTTTGAAAAAATATTTAATACCCCCTCTCATCACAGAGTTCATCATGGCAAAAACCCTCAATACATAGATAAAAATTATGCGGGAAGCCTGATTATTTGGGATAAACTGTTTGGCACTTTTGAACCTGAAAAAGAGCCGGCTGATTATGGAGTCACCGAACCCCTGGATTCATGGGATCCTTTTTACGCCAACATCAAAGTGATCAAAGATATTCTGTATTATGGTAAAGGGTTAAAAAACAAGTGGGACGTATTACGCGCGTTCTTTATGCCGCCAGAATGGATCATTCATCGCTTACAACAAGAAAACTCCACTATCTCAAAAAGAACAACGGTTAAAAAAAATACGAGGTCACCCGCAATTTATATGTTAACCAATACTGCATTTGCAGTTTTCTTATACACTTATCTATCTCTTGTTTTTGATCCCGCTATTGTCACATCCTGGTTAATTGGAGCATTAATTTTACTGACACTTTTTACTCTTGGTCGAGTTGCAGATGGCAATAGTAGTATTCTTTATTTAGAAATAGTACGTGCAACATTGGTGCTTTTAATACTATTGCTATTAAAAAACTCTCTGTTGTTGTCATTTGGTTTCAGTGTTTTGTTTTATGCCATCAATTATGCCTTATGCACTACTTTTCCTTATAAAAGAACCGCATCCTCTTTCTGA
- a CDS encoding 3-oxoacyl-ACP synthase III family protein: protein MNFFRCEKAIYLKGPFVALPERVMSNQDVLTWMNSTQNPAVIGFSTGIKNRHWVNEDQACSDLAVQAAERLFIEKPREKQNVNQVILATISGDYPSPPSSPLVQYRLGLQNAGAFDIGAACAGFVVGLHTSAALAQTNGGSVLLIASEIRSKFLNKNNFATSVLFGDGAAACCVSQDKEDADFCFIASALFADGEVYDAVSTPAGGSRLPAAVCNDHEQFYITIKESTALFVKAVHGMADSAKDFLKELNLTISDIQWLVPHQGNKNLVLSVAKQLGFPEEKTIKTVEETGNTSGSSVGIALDRLRSDGNIKSGEKVLLVAAGGGGIAACSLLEVV from the coding sequence ATGAATTTTTTCCGCTGTGAAAAAGCCATCTACCTAAAAGGCCCCTTTGTCGCGCTTCCCGAGAGAGTCATGAGTAATCAAGATGTTCTCACTTGGATGAATAGCACCCAAAATCCAGCCGTGATTGGGTTTTCAACTGGAATTAAAAACAGACATTGGGTGAATGAGGATCAAGCTTGTAGCGATCTGGCTGTGCAGGCGGCAGAACGATTGTTTATAGAAAAACCCAGAGAAAAACAGAACGTGAATCAAGTGATCCTGGCCACTATCTCAGGGGATTATCCCTCTCCCCCAAGCAGCCCTCTCGTACAATACAGACTTGGTCTACAAAACGCCGGAGCTTTTGATATAGGGGCTGCCTGTGCCGGATTTGTTGTCGGTTTGCATACGAGTGCCGCTTTAGCACAGACCAATGGTGGTTCGGTGTTGCTCATAGCCAGCGAAATTCGCTCCAAATTCCTAAATAAAAACAATTTTGCAACCAGCGTTTTATTCGGTGATGGGGCAGCAGCTTGTTGTGTTTCTCAAGATAAAGAAGACGCTGATTTTTGTTTTATAGCGTCTGCGTTGTTTGCTGATGGTGAAGTATACGATGCCGTCTCAACCCCAGCAGGAGGTTCTCGCTTACCTGCTGCGGTTTGCAATGATCATGAGCAATTTTACATTACCATAAAAGAAAGTACTGCTTTATTTGTAAAAGCAGTCCATGGCATGGCAGACAGCGCCAAGGATTTTCTAAAAGAATTAAATCTGACAATCTCTGACATCCAATGGCTTGTTCCTCATCAGGGAAATAAAAATCTGGTTTTGTCTGTAGCAAAACAACTAGGTTTCCCTGAAGAAAAAACGATAAAGACTGTTGAAGAAACAGGAAATACTTCGGGCTCCAGTGTAGGCATTGCTTTAGATCGACTGAGATCGGATGGCAACATAAAATCCGGTGAGAAGGTACTTTTGGTGGCAGCAGGTGGAGGAGGAATTGCAGCCTGTTCTTTACTGGAAGTTGTCTGA
- a CDS encoding multidrug effflux MFS transporter: MHQEHLGQTDTPKIDPWLVFVILMLMALMQTTTDQYIPSLPAITTALNSTEASIQLTISMFMLGLSISHVFYGPLSDKIGRKPPLLFGVGLSILGSLFCFFAPTASVLILGRFLQGFGIGCCNSVGRSLVRDLFTDRLLAKIGSYVGVVSIFIMAASPTLGGFIQEKAGWKANFLFLFVFGILVWLLAFSILPETNKHLNPEATKIKVMAKNYFTLLRSKVFLGYTLCACFAFAGLVSYLTIAPFLFQNTLGLSPLEFGRLTFFIAGAICFSGIVNSQLVMRKGISFMVCTGVLFMIAGGLSLLLITILGWSQIYSIMIPITLFSAGAGFTFINAFAGAFHPFPQMAGTVGALYASMQDLSAALTSGFIAGVKGYGQYSLAMILLILGLSSLVAWYYLGLQDDAISN, translated from the coding sequence ATGCATCAGGAACATCTCGGTCAAACTGATACCCCTAAAATAGATCCTTGGTTAGTTTTTGTCATATTAATGTTGATGGCTTTGATGCAAACCACAACAGATCAATATATTCCCTCTCTTCCCGCTATTACCACAGCGTTGAATAGTACCGAAGCATCCATTCAGTTAACTATTTCTATGTTTATGTTGGGTTTAAGCATATCTCACGTTTTTTATGGCCCCTTATCAGACAAGATAGGACGAAAACCTCCGTTACTGTTCGGCGTTGGGCTAAGTATACTAGGTAGTTTGTTTTGTTTTTTTGCCCCCACCGCCAGTGTGTTAATTTTGGGTCGATTTCTCCAGGGCTTTGGAATTGGTTGTTGCAATTCAGTGGGGCGATCTTTGGTCAGAGATCTATTTACCGATCGTTTGCTGGCTAAAATTGGCTCTTATGTAGGTGTCGTCAGTATTTTTATTATGGCGGCCTCACCCACTTTAGGAGGATTTATTCAAGAGAAGGCGGGGTGGAAAGCCAATTTTTTGTTCTTATTTGTTTTTGGAATCCTTGTTTGGCTTTTGGCGTTTAGTATTCTTCCTGAGACGAATAAACACTTAAATCCTGAGGCTACAAAAATCAAAGTGATGGCAAAGAACTATTTCACTTTATTACGTAGCAAGGTCTTTTTGGGATATACATTGTGTGCTTGCTTTGCCTTTGCTGGACTGGTTTCGTATCTTACGATTGCGCCATTTCTATTTCAAAATACCTTGGGCTTGAGCCCTTTGGAATTTGGGCGTTTAACTTTTTTTATTGCGGGCGCCATTTGTTTTAGCGGGATTGTAAACAGTCAGTTAGTCATGCGCAAAGGAATATCCTTTATGGTTTGTACCGGTGTTCTTTTTATGATTGCCGGTGGTTTAAGCTTGTTACTTATTACAATACTGGGTTGGTCACAAATCTATTCTATTATGATCCCAATTACCTTATTCAGCGCTGGTGCTGGATTTACATTTATTAATGCCTTTGCTGGTGCTTTTCATCCTTTTCCACAAATGGCTGGGACAGTTGGAGCTTTATATGCCAGCATGCAGGATTTAAGTGCGGCACTAACCAGCGGTTTTATTGCCGGAGTTAAGGGGTATGGCCAATATTCTTTAGCTATGATATTACTGATTTTAGGTTTAAGTTCTTTAGTGGCATGGTATTATCTTGGATTGCAAGATGACGCTATTTCAAATTAA
- a CDS encoding acyl carrier protein: MKITDEELKKIISKLSGSKSDDIHDDTALIEDLHLDSLKIVELLAILSEEYQLEVSEEDAMNFHTYKDLYDFTQA, encoded by the coding sequence ATGAAAATTACCGATGAAGAATTGAAAAAAATTATCAGCAAATTGTCTGGTTCCAAATCTGATGACATTCATGATGATACGGCACTAATCGAAGATTTACATTTGGATTCTTTAAAAATTGTTGAACTTTTGGCTATCCTGAGTGAAGAATATCAATTAGAGGTCAGTGAAGAAGATGCGATGAATTTTCATACTTACAAAGATTTATATGATTTTACCCAAGCTTGA
- a CDS encoding SDR family NAD(P)-dependent oxidoreductase, protein MNILITGGSSDIAQAIAKRRSESGDKIIITCSNDSSLNQTLAIYRQQSIEVTGFVYNFSDPQACENDLELILKEPLDGIILNAFTRVTQLRKLHALPYHAVRAYLDNNLNGNIWLIHRLLPYLLKNKFGRLVLISSLSATAGTSRYPVYCAAKAALEGLFLNLAVDYSANNILSNIVRVGLIKTSRTEQFWKNPAYQEKVMQIIPQGTMGEPSQVAEAIDPLLSKTSFMTGSVVTVSGGLPLMRSEGLLS, encoded by the coding sequence ATGAATATCCTGATTACTGGTGGCTCCTCTGATATTGCACAAGCCATAGCGAAACGACGCAGTGAATCAGGCGATAAAATCATCATTACCTGTTCTAATGACAGCAGTCTTAATCAAACTCTTGCCATATACCGCCAACAAAGCATAGAAGTAACAGGCTTCGTTTATAACTTTTCAGACCCTCAAGCGTGTGAAAACGATTTGGAATTGATTTTAAAAGAACCACTAGATGGCATAATATTAAATGCATTCACTCGGGTCACTCAGCTGCGTAAATTACACGCATTGCCCTATCACGCGGTTCGTGCTTACCTGGATAACAATCTCAATGGCAACATTTGGCTTATTCATCGTTTATTACCTTACTTGCTAAAAAATAAATTTGGGCGACTAGTCCTCATTTCAAGTCTTTCAGCGACAGCTGGAACCAGCCGATATCCAGTTTATTGTGCAGCAAAGGCTGCTCTGGAAGGATTATTCTTAAATTTGGCTGTTGATTACAGTGCTAACAATATCTTATCTAATATAGTACGCGTAGGCTTAATTAAAACCTCCAGAACAGAGCAATTTTGGAAAAATCCAGCCTATCAGGAAAAAGTAATGCAAATTATTCCACAGGGCACTATGGGTGAACCAAGTCAGGTTGCAGAAGCCATTGATCCTCTTTTGTCAAAAACCTCTTTTATGACGGGATCAGTAGTAACAGTCAGTGGTGGTCTGCCTTTAATGCGTTCAGAAGGATTATTGTCATGA
- a CDS encoding acyl carrier protein — protein sequence MLSNRIEQVLERIGLTSLPENKQAKLEQGGLDSLMLALLIIELEREFEIKIPVIPLEKERYESINTIEQYLIELGAK from the coding sequence ATGCTGAGTAATCGAATAGAACAAGTACTGGAACGAATTGGGCTTACCAGTCTTCCTGAAAACAAACAGGCGAAACTTGAGCAAGGTGGTCTGGATAGTTTGATGCTGGCCTTGTTAATCATTGAGTTGGAACGGGAATTTGAAATTAAAATCCCTGTCATTCCACTGGAAAAAGAGCGTTACGAATCGATCAATACTATTGAACAATATCTCATTGAGTTGGGGGCAAAATGA